A region from the Oceanidesulfovibrio marinus genome encodes:
- the cbiR gene encoding cobamide remodeling phosphodiesterase CbiR — protein MRSDVPPEPGAPCIAAPSFVIPGTVPENCAFLEPLVDEVALCFFETAACLEYGEADMPAYLANHALSYHVHLPLDLPETPAGLHSVLPDLVRKALYLAPRFWVLHPPKTPALLEAAVAALAEAGIAPRDILLENVGEPPIAPLLSLAYDLDMGFCLDTGHLLRLGERELLKEPLLLERTRCIHACAPDPAGSGRHYPLDTLDHAGLGLLDSLLAGAGGLETVVLELFERRGFERSLAFWNRRYGAAS, from the coding sequence ATGCGCTCCGACGTCCCCCCGGAGCCTGGCGCGCCGTGCATCGCCGCCCCGTCCTTCGTCATTCCCGGCACCGTGCCCGAAAACTGCGCCTTCCTGGAACCGCTGGTGGACGAGGTGGCCCTGTGCTTCTTCGAAACCGCGGCCTGCCTGGAGTACGGCGAGGCGGACATGCCGGCCTATCTGGCAAACCACGCCCTCTCCTACCACGTGCACCTGCCACTCGACCTGCCGGAAACGCCGGCCGGGTTGCATTCCGTACTGCCCGACCTGGTGCGCAAGGCGCTGTACCTTGCGCCGCGGTTCTGGGTCCTCCATCCGCCAAAGACGCCGGCGCTGCTGGAGGCGGCCGTGGCCGCCCTGGCCGAGGCGGGTATCGCCCCCCGCGACATCCTGCTGGAAAACGTGGGGGAACCGCCGATTGCACCACTGCTTTCCCTGGCGTACGATCTGGATATGGGATTTTGTCTGGACACCGGCCATCTTCTGCGGCTGGGCGAACGCGAGCTGCTGAAGGAGCCCTTGCTGCTGGAGCGGACGCGGTGCATCCACGCCTGTGCGCCAGACCCGGCCGGCTCGGGCCGTCATTACCCGCTGGACACGCTGGACCACGCCGGGCTTGGCCTGCTGGACTCGCTGCTCGCTGGGGCCGGCGGCCTGGAGACCGTCGTGCTGGAGCTCTTCGAGCGCCGCGGCTTCGAGCGCTCCCTGGCTTTCTGGAACCGGCGGTACGGAGCGGCCTCGTGA
- a CDS encoding LexA family protein: MPHSVNSHMRFGISAGAGLRLFTFNPGSEQEFPFYLSAVPAGFPSPAEDYVEGTLDLNEYLVRHPAATFFVRVVGDSMRDAGIESGDLLVVDRALNPVSGRIVVAAVGGELTVKRLVEQGGSLLLMPANPAYTPLDVTEDDSFAAWGVVTAVVRTL; the protein is encoded by the coding sequence ATGCCGCACTCAGTCAACAGCCATATGCGCTTCGGAATTTCCGCCGGAGCGGGTCTTCGCCTTTTTACCTTCAACCCTGGCTCGGAACAGGAATTTCCGTTCTACCTCTCCGCCGTACCTGCCGGCTTTCCCTCGCCTGCCGAAGACTATGTGGAGGGAACTCTTGACCTCAACGAGTACTTGGTGCGCCATCCTGCAGCCACCTTCTTCGTGCGCGTAGTTGGCGATTCTATGCGCGACGCCGGCATCGAATCCGGCGATCTTCTTGTGGTGGATCGTGCCCTGAACCCGGTGTCAGGCCGCATCGTGGTGGCCGCCGTGGGCGGCGAGCTCACCGTCAAGCGCCTCGTGGAACAGGGCGGTTCGTTACTGCTCATGCCGGCCAATCCAGCATACACGCCCTTGGACGTGACCGAGGATGATTCGTTCGCGGCCTGGGGCGTGGTCACGGCCGTTGTCCGCACGCTGTAG
- a CDS encoding terminase gpA endonuclease subunit produces the protein MISAPPISLYPGEIQVLQSRPWKSTADFASDDFVLVTGPYAGQTYRHDLYPYGRWIMDLWDMPSVRTVLIAAPSQTGKTTIAYACLCSEISRNPSSAGIGMPDQGTMERIFDEKLGPHFRRSRALKELLSTDRQSALQKGKILTKFGAVYGMYAGSDASASSVTLRLLGVDEEDAYLDRQAVHRMLERTMSYEDEAKTLRFSKVRGNERQSTIWRDMKAEAQVIYQIRAACPNCGQLQIMDFKRIKVPGKMRDPKQILQQRAAYYECEGCAMRWNDHHRNLAVQRGDLYAEHEVPNPTAVGVIIPSWYSRTVSLSKVMADWFTALERGTPADMQAFDNSHPSRPYQVVTFDTPEDQVKKMILHDRPPRIVPAEAVALTMGVDSQKSSYFFVVRAWARSGESWLIDYGELPNKDALDTQRIRTAYPVEGRDDVLMPIWRTAIDFGGTRDESHMEGWSRSEEVKLMVLEADDESFFAVKGASRKQDVVVRRSETGVHRDVPKEYQQNITIYTLDTVDLKDLIFLVRLRPDSLQPMWLHRDVGDDYLRQLNSEKREVDGKGNASWVQKKAANHLLDCEVYAAACAHPDWTPALQLLAEPQYRSATPQRQVEPEPAVSRSPLAGRVINPNFRRF, from the coding sequence ATGATTTCAGCTCCGCCTATCTCGTTGTACCCTGGAGAGATCCAGGTCCTTCAGTCCCGCCCCTGGAAGTCCACGGCGGATTTCGCTTCGGATGACTTCGTGCTGGTGACAGGCCCCTACGCCGGCCAAACGTACAGGCATGACCTCTACCCGTACGGCCGCTGGATAATGGACCTCTGGGACATGCCTTCCGTGCGGACCGTCCTTATCGCGGCGCCCTCACAGACGGGCAAAACCACCATCGCATACGCCTGCCTCTGCTCGGAGATCAGCCGCAACCCTTCGTCAGCAGGCATCGGCATGCCCGACCAGGGCACCATGGAGCGTATCTTTGACGAAAAGCTCGGCCCGCACTTCAGGCGAAGCAGAGCGCTGAAGGAGCTGCTGTCCACCGACAGGCAGAGCGCCCTGCAGAAGGGCAAGATCCTGACCAAGTTCGGCGCGGTCTACGGCATGTATGCGGGGTCCGACGCCTCGGCTTCGTCCGTGACGCTTCGCCTGCTGGGCGTCGATGAGGAGGACGCATACCTCGACCGCCAGGCCGTGCACCGCATGCTCGAGCGGACGATGTCCTACGAGGATGAAGCAAAGACACTCCGGTTTTCCAAGGTGCGCGGGAACGAACGGCAGTCCACTATCTGGCGCGACATGAAAGCGGAAGCCCAGGTCATCTACCAGATCAGGGCGGCGTGTCCGAACTGCGGCCAGTTGCAGATCATGGACTTCAAGCGGATCAAGGTTCCCGGCAAGATGCGCGACCCCAAGCAGATCCTGCAGCAGCGCGCGGCCTACTACGAGTGCGAGGGCTGCGCCATGCGATGGAACGACCACCACCGGAACCTGGCAGTCCAGCGCGGCGATCTGTACGCGGAACACGAAGTGCCCAACCCCACGGCCGTGGGCGTGATTATCCCTTCCTGGTACAGCCGCACGGTTTCACTCAGCAAGGTGATGGCCGATTGGTTCACGGCGCTGGAGCGCGGGACCCCGGCGGACATGCAGGCTTTCGACAACTCGCACCCCTCCAGGCCCTACCAGGTGGTGACGTTCGACACGCCGGAAGATCAGGTCAAAAAGATGATCCTGCACGACCGGCCGCCGCGCATCGTGCCGGCCGAAGCCGTCGCGCTGACCATGGGGGTGGATAGCCAGAAGTCCAGCTACTTCTTTGTGGTCCGCGCCTGGGCTCGCTCCGGAGAATCCTGGTTGATCGACTATGGCGAGCTGCCGAACAAGGACGCCCTGGACACGCAGCGCATCAGAACGGCCTACCCGGTGGAAGGACGCGACGACGTGCTCATGCCCATTTGGCGCACCGCCATCGACTTCGGCGGCACGCGGGATGAATCGCACATGGAGGGGTGGTCCAGGTCGGAAGAGGTCAAGCTGATGGTCCTTGAGGCGGACGACGAAAGCTTCTTCGCGGTCAAAGGCGCATCGCGCAAGCAGGACGTCGTGGTGCGGCGGTCCGAAACCGGCGTCCATCGCGATGTGCCGAAAGAGTATCAGCAGAACATCACGATCTACACGCTGGACACGGTCGATCTGAAGGACCTGATCTTCCTGGTTCGTCTGCGGCCGGACTCGCTCCAGCCCATGTGGCTGCACAGGGACGTCGGTGACGACTACCTACGGCAGCTCAATTCGGAGAAGCGCGAGGTGGACGGCAAGGGCAATGCATCCTGGGTGCAGAAGAAAGCCGCGAACCATCTGCTGGACTGCGAGGTGTACGCCGCGGCCTGCGCCCATCCTGACTGGACGCCGGCCCTGCAACTGCTGGCCGAACCTCAGTACCGCAGCGCAACTCCCCAACGCCAGGTAGAGCCGGAGCCGGCCGTTTCCAGGTCGCCTCTGGCTGGCCGCGTGATCAACCCCAATTTCCGGAGGTTCTGA
- a CDS encoding ABC transporter permease yields MDIPSIPLGEIIEAFINFLVDHLAGVTKAFSAIIEHMLEFIEDGLLTLPPWALILIITAIAFYLSKKNRGITIFTALGLLLIWNIELWEATVSTIALVLISTFVAILIGVPLGISAAVSNVVNRIVMPILDVMQTMPAFVYLIPAIPFFGLGKVAAIFSTVVFAMPPAIRLTALGIKQVPKELVECAEAFGSNRWQRLVKLEMPLATPTIMAGVNQTVMLALSMVVIAAMIGARGLGGEVWKAIQRMRMGDGFEAGIGIVIVAIILDRVLQKMGQRTKA; encoded by the coding sequence ATGGACATTCCCAGTATACCACTCGGTGAGATCATCGAGGCCTTCATCAACTTCCTTGTCGATCATCTCGCCGGCGTCACCAAGGCTTTTTCCGCGATCATCGAGCACATGCTCGAGTTCATCGAGGACGGGTTGCTCACTCTGCCGCCGTGGGCTTTGATCCTCATCATCACGGCCATCGCCTTCTATCTTTCCAAGAAGAACCGCGGCATTACTATATTCACTGCCCTGGGATTGCTGCTCATCTGGAACATCGAGCTCTGGGAAGCCACTGTTTCCACCATCGCCCTGGTGCTTATCTCCACATTTGTCGCCATCCTCATCGGTGTGCCCCTGGGCATCTCCGCGGCGGTCAGCAACGTGGTCAACCGCATCGTCATGCCCATCCTGGACGTCATGCAGACCATGCCGGCCTTCGTCTATCTCATCCCGGCCATCCCCTTCTTCGGCCTGGGCAAGGTGGCGGCCATCTTCTCCACCGTGGTCTTCGCCATGCCCCCGGCCATCCGGCTCACCGCCCTGGGCATCAAGCAGGTGCCCAAGGAGCTCGTGGAGTGCGCCGAGGCCTTCGGTTCCAACCGCTGGCAACGCCTGGTCAAGCTTGAGATGCCGCTGGCCACGCCCACCATCATGGCCGGCGTGAACCAGACCGTCATGCTCGCCCTCTCCATGGTCGTCATCGCCGCCATGATCGGCGCCCGCGGCCTGGGTGGCGAGGTCTGGAAGGCCATTCAGCGCATGCGCATGGGCGACGGCTTCGAGGCGGGCATCGGCATCGTCATCGTCGCGATCATACTCGACCGCGTGCTCCAGAAGATGGGCCAGCGGACAAAAGCGTAA
- a CDS encoding Y-family DNA polymerase: MTPLLPRRSPPYFAMVDCNNFYVSCERVCDPSLWGVPVVVLSNNDGCVIARSNEAKALGIAMGEPAFKREAYFRANGVRVLSSNYALYGDLSRRVVEVLTMFSPDLEIYSIDEAFLRIDGLPIRDTHAFARTIRETVTRWTGIPVSVGMAETKTLAKIANRKAKKAQECDGVYVLPPPGAERDALLEALDTRDIWGVGRRYAAMLARNGIHTARALRDAPDPFIRRTMTLTGLSTVLELRGKSVLDLEDVPPSKKAIGSSRSFGRPVTRLVELEEAASAYVSRAAEKLRAQGAVAGRLTVYVQTNPHKDEPQYSNGRDMSLSRPTSHTPTLVRAAQELARGIYKAGYRYKKAGVLLTALEPAAGRQLPLFDENTADEPRQATLMDVLDRTNAKWGRGALQIAAAGLGRPWRMRQSRLSPRYTTSWDELPEVR; encoded by the coding sequence ATGACGCCATTGCTGCCCCGCCGTTCGCCGCCATACTTCGCCATGGTAGACTGCAATAATTTCTACGTCTCATGTGAGCGTGTCTGCGATCCCTCGCTATGGGGCGTGCCCGTGGTGGTGCTCTCCAACAACGACGGCTGCGTCATCGCTCGATCCAACGAGGCCAAGGCGTTAGGCATCGCCATGGGCGAGCCGGCTTTCAAGCGCGAGGCCTACTTTCGCGCCAATGGCGTGCGCGTGCTCTCATCCAATTATGCCCTGTACGGCGATCTCTCCCGCCGGGTTGTGGAGGTCTTGACCATGTTCAGCCCGGATCTGGAAATATACTCCATTGACGAGGCGTTCCTGCGTATTGACGGCCTGCCGATCCGGGACACGCACGCGTTCGCCCGCACCATCCGCGAGACCGTGACCCGCTGGACCGGGATCCCCGTGTCCGTGGGCATGGCTGAGACCAAGACCCTGGCCAAGATCGCCAACCGGAAGGCTAAGAAGGCCCAGGAATGCGACGGTGTGTACGTCTTACCTCCACCAGGTGCCGAGCGCGATGCTTTGCTAGAAGCCCTGGACACGCGCGATATCTGGGGCGTGGGCCGGCGCTACGCCGCTATGCTGGCGCGCAACGGCATCCATACCGCCCGAGCCTTACGCGATGCGCCGGATCCGTTCATCCGCCGCACCATGACCCTGACTGGCCTGTCCACGGTGCTGGAGCTACGCGGCAAGTCCGTGCTCGACCTGGAAGACGTGCCGCCAAGCAAAAAGGCGATTGGCTCCTCGCGTTCCTTCGGCCGGCCCGTGACGCGCCTGGTGGAGTTGGAAGAGGCTGCCTCGGCCTACGTTTCGCGCGCCGCCGAAAAGTTGCGCGCCCAAGGCGCCGTGGCCGGCCGGCTCACGGTCTACGTCCAGACCAACCCGCACAAGGATGAGCCGCAGTATTCCAACGGTCGGGACATGAGCCTGTCGCGGCCCACATCCCACACGCCCACCCTGGTGCGGGCGGCGCAGGAGTTGGCGCGAGGCATCTATAAAGCGGGGTATCGCTACAAAAAGGCCGGGGTCTTACTTACTGCGCTGGAACCGGCCGCCGGCCGCCAGCTTCCCCTGTTTGACGAGAACACTGCGGACGAACCACGGCAGGCCACACTCATGGACGTGTTGGACCGCACCAACGCCAAGTGGGGCCGCGGCGCGCTTCAGATCGCGGCGGCTGGGCTCGGCCGTCCGTGGCGAATGCGACAGTCGCGGCTGTCGCCTCGGTACACGACCTCATGGGATGAGCTGCCCGAGGTGAGGTAA
- a CDS encoding glycine betaine ABC transporter substrate-binding protein, whose amino-acid sequence MKLTHYAKILLAASLMTLLTVSFAWAQKVELAYVEWSSEVASTNVVKAVLEDKLGAEVEIIPVSVGPMYAAVAAGDVDGMVASWQPLQAANLEAVQADVVDLGPNMVGVQSGLVVPAYVTIDSIDQLEENADKFDNEIIGIDPGAGIMQQTEKVMKEYGLKDLDLIDSTGAMMTASLADAMRNEEWVVVTGWTPHWMWGTWDLKYLKDPKNIYGKAEDGTILTLVRKGLQEDMPKVYAFLDKFNWGPDDMAKVMVWIRDGMEPEKAARKFIDENPDLVNSWLQ is encoded by the coding sequence ATGAAACTCACCCATTATGCCAAGATTCTCTTGGCGGCGTCGCTCATGACCCTGCTCACCGTGTCCTTCGCCTGGGCGCAGAAGGTCGAGCTGGCCTATGTGGAATGGTCCTCCGAGGTTGCTTCCACCAACGTGGTCAAGGCAGTCCTCGAAGACAAGCTCGGCGCGGAAGTTGAGATCATCCCCGTGTCTGTCGGTCCCATGTACGCAGCCGTGGCTGCCGGCGATGTTGACGGCATGGTCGCCTCCTGGCAGCCCCTGCAGGCCGCCAACCTCGAAGCCGTCCAGGCCGATGTTGTGGACCTGGGCCCGAACATGGTCGGCGTGCAGTCCGGCCTGGTGGTGCCCGCCTACGTGACCATCGATTCCATCGACCAGCTCGAAGAAAACGCCGACAAGTTTGATAATGAAATCATCGGCATCGATCCCGGCGCGGGCATCATGCAGCAGACCGAAAAGGTCATGAAAGAGTACGGCCTGAAGGATCTGGACCTCATCGACTCCACCGGCGCCATGATGACCGCCTCCCTGGCCGACGCCATGCGCAACGAGGAGTGGGTCGTGGTCACCGGCTGGACCCCGCACTGGATGTGGGGCACCTGGGACCTCAAGTACCTTAAGGATCCCAAGAACATCTACGGCAAGGCCGAAGACGGCACGATCCTCACCCTGGTCCGCAAAGGCCTCCAGGAAGACATGCCCAAGGTCTACGCCTTCCTGGACAAGTTCAACTGGGGTCCGGACGACATGGCCAAGGTCATGGTCTGGATTCGCGATGGCATGGAGCCCGAAAAGGCTGCCAGGAAGTTCATCGACGAGAACCCGGACCTGGTGAACTCCTGGCTCCAGTAG
- a CDS encoding DHH family phosphoesterase encodes MSYFRKLDSQLAKMLALFERDKKWLILINADPDALGSAMALKRIMSYRVADVGIAHVNEVTRPDNLSMIRYLNIPTQRLTPAIAESYDRYAMVDSQPHHHVDFKQFHFSIVLDHHPLVEDKPVEAEYKEIKPEYGSCSTLLTEYLHNLNIRPGKLLATALMYGIKSDTSSFERNFCDVDVKAFRYLSKHADHNLIRKIVRSEFRLEWLHYFSQAFAKLRIQKNGAHIYLGEVDNPDILVILADFFLRIHEIVWATVAGVFGDTLIVIFRSDGVSREVRELGKKADQLFGDVGSAGGHATMARAEVKLDDIPDDDPEAFTLSRLGLS; translated from the coding sequence ATGTCCTACTTCAGAAAACTCGACTCCCAACTCGCCAAGATGCTCGCGCTCTTCGAGCGCGACAAGAAGTGGTTGATCCTGATCAACGCCGATCCGGACGCTTTGGGCTCGGCCATGGCGCTCAAACGGATCATGAGCTACCGCGTGGCCGACGTGGGCATCGCCCACGTCAACGAGGTGACTCGGCCCGACAACCTCTCCATGATCCGCTACCTGAACATCCCCACCCAGCGGCTCACCCCGGCCATCGCCGAGAGCTACGACCGCTACGCCATGGTGGACTCCCAGCCGCACCACCATGTGGATTTCAAGCAGTTCCACTTCTCCATAGTGCTGGACCACCACCCGCTGGTGGAAGACAAGCCCGTGGAGGCGGAGTACAAGGAGATCAAACCGGAGTACGGCTCCTGCTCCACTCTGCTCACCGAGTATCTGCACAACCTGAACATCCGGCCCGGCAAGCTGTTGGCCACGGCGCTCATGTACGGCATCAAGTCCGACACCTCCAGCTTCGAGCGCAACTTCTGCGACGTGGATGTGAAGGCGTTCCGCTATCTATCCAAGCACGCGGACCACAACCTGATCCGCAAGATCGTGCGCAGCGAGTTCCGGCTGGAGTGGCTGCACTACTTCTCCCAGGCGTTCGCCAAGCTGCGTATCCAGAAGAACGGCGCACACATCTACCTGGGCGAGGTGGACAACCCGGACATCCTCGTCATCCTCGCGGACTTTTTCCTGCGCATCCACGAGATCGTCTGGGCCACAGTGGCCGGCGTATTCGGCGACACGCTCATCGTCATCTTCCGCAGCGACGGCGTCTCCCGCGAGGTGCGCGAGCTGGGCAAGAAGGCGGACCAGCTCTTCGGCGATGTGGGCTCGGCCGGCGGCCACGCCACCATGGCCCGCGCCGAGGTGAAGCTGGACGACATTCCAGACGACGACCCCGAGGCGTTTACCCTCTCCAGGCTTGGCCTCTCCTAA
- a CDS encoding type II toxin-antitoxin system RelE family toxin produces MNEIEWTQRARRQFRRIDATQRTAIRNAVGELANWPDCRNVRNLVGREGYRLRVGRYRVLFTIHENGEVRIVRIEEVKKRDDRTY; encoded by the coding sequence ATGAACGAGATCGAGTGGACCCAACGAGCACGCCGCCAGTTCCGCCGTATTGATGCTACACAGCGCACCGCCATCCGCAACGCCGTGGGCGAGCTGGCTAACTGGCCGGACTGCCGCAATGTCAGAAACCTGGTGGGGCGCGAGGGGTACAGGCTGCGAGTGGGCCGTTACCGAGTCTTGTTCACGATCCACGAAAACGGAGAGGTCCGGATAGTCAGAATCGAGGAGGTAAAGAAACGTGACGATCGAACATACTAA
- a CDS encoding bifunctional adenosylcobinamide kinase/adenosylcobinamide-phosphate guanylyltransferase has translation MISLFIGGEKSGKSDLALERFLELEPPRALVVTGKAQDFSFRRRIEKHRMDPRRSGSQMIVSEAGLNMPSLLTQHAERGVPSVLVDSLDFWVFAVLEDGGEEDFEQRLDELATALAPYAKTGRPDAVLVTCEVGLGPIAATSAVRRFVRCLGECNRRLAAMADEAVFCTAGLPMRLKTL, from the coding sequence GTGATCTCCCTGTTCATCGGCGGTGAAAAGTCCGGCAAGTCCGACCTGGCCCTGGAGCGCTTCCTGGAGCTGGAGCCGCCGCGCGCCCTGGTGGTCACGGGCAAGGCGCAGGACTTCTCCTTCCGCAGGCGCATCGAGAAGCACCGGATGGACCCCCGGCGGTCCGGCTCGCAGATGATCGTATCCGAGGCCGGCCTGAACATGCCCTCGTTGCTGACGCAGCATGCCGAGCGCGGCGTTCCGTCCGTGCTGGTGGACAGCCTGGACTTCTGGGTCTTCGCCGTGCTGGAGGACGGGGGAGAAGAGGACTTCGAACAGCGGCTGGACGAGCTCGCCACGGCGCTTGCACCGTATGCCAAGACCGGCCGGCCCGACGCCGTGCTGGTTACGTGCGAGGTCGGGCTCGGTCCCATTGCGGCGACATCGGCCGTACGGCGCTTTGTGCGCTGCCTGGGAGAATGCAACCGACGCCTGGCCGCCATGGCCGACGAGGCCGTTTTCTGCACCGCCGGCCTTCCCATGCGCCTGAAAACGCTTTAG
- a CDS encoding helix-turn-helix domain-containing protein, whose protein sequence is MTIEHTNVEHQVLRGPDGEPLYAVIPWDVFVERFGAEADEDVTIPHGVIVIEDETGCSLIRAWREHLGLTQAEIAKRMEISRGAYAQMEALDARPRPTTLKKIARAMGVHWRQLQD, encoded by the coding sequence GTGACGATCGAACATACTAACGTTGAACACCAGGTTCTGCGTGGGCCAGACGGCGAGCCCCTGTACGCCGTCATTCCCTGGGATGTGTTTGTGGAACGGTTCGGGGCCGAGGCCGATGAAGACGTAACCATTCCGCATGGGGTTATCGTTATCGAGGATGAAACCGGCTGCTCGCTGATCCGGGCATGGCGCGAGCATCTGGGGCTGACTCAGGCCGAGATTGCGAAGCGCATGGAGATCTCCCGCGGCGCGTATGCGCAGATGGAGGCCTTGGACGCCCGCCCCCGGCCCACGACCCTCAAGAAAATCGCGAGGGCCATGGGCGTGCACTGGCGACAGCTTCAGGATTAA
- a CDS encoding DNA primase family protein: protein MDVRQEVEQAVAEERAAHQKPPGQAEQPTGQESQPRDKAYYDLLRKDFDDNHMGDARRFSERFDGKLAYDNIQGRWFMYNRTHWKQDRGHVHKHKVTEVADDYKALAFRMVQKIKEEKAKPEFQALPKGEQKDHLRPLLTNQRAYESRAKELKDPTRINKVLDLASVATPGYLGVIGKEWNEDPHLFACGNKVLDLRSGKALEPDPKFYINRASTIEWAGFQADSPLWDSFLGQVFNADQELIDYIQKCVGYWMTGLMTHQEFYCLWGPQGRNGKGVFFRTLRMVMGSYFQMIPSKYLLDEKSLQNTDKPDQHLVTLEHTRLACASEAPKRAKFSEGAIKQLSGGDPITCRGMYSLDVTEYIPKFKILFATNRVPSVNGDDKAFQERLRIIKFPCTFKHGVEPDPEAKIYPMDPLLEQKLHTTENLQGILAWAVRGAVEFLASGTLTPPESVFSDTKSFMEDNDFIGEFIRDCLVVHPDAPSTNTPKDQKTQMKHIYEVFRTWSMEEKAVPEKKVWSMRALGSDFGNRTDIHRASPANLVFYNITIKPAWRKPDNPPL, encoded by the coding sequence ATGGACGTTAGGCAAGAGGTGGAACAGGCCGTCGCGGAAGAGCGGGCGGCGCATCAAAAGCCGCCCGGCCAAGCGGAGCAGCCCACTGGCCAGGAATCCCAGCCCAGGGACAAAGCCTATTACGACCTGCTGCGCAAGGACTTTGACGACAACCACATGGGGGACGCCCGCCGTTTCTCGGAACGGTTCGACGGGAAGCTGGCCTACGACAATATCCAGGGCCGGTGGTTCATGTACAACCGGACGCACTGGAAGCAGGACCGCGGGCATGTGCACAAGCACAAGGTGACCGAGGTCGCCGACGACTACAAAGCGCTGGCGTTTCGGATGGTCCAGAAGATCAAGGAGGAGAAGGCAAAGCCCGAATTCCAGGCCTTGCCCAAAGGTGAGCAGAAAGACCACCTCCGGCCGTTGCTGACCAATCAGAGGGCCTACGAGTCGCGAGCGAAGGAGCTCAAAGACCCCACCCGGATAAACAAGGTGTTGGACCTGGCCAGCGTGGCTACGCCTGGCTACCTGGGAGTCATCGGCAAGGAGTGGAACGAGGATCCGCACCTCTTTGCATGCGGCAACAAGGTTCTGGACCTGAGGTCAGGCAAGGCCCTGGAACCGGATCCGAAGTTCTACATCAACCGCGCCTCAACAATCGAATGGGCCGGTTTCCAGGCCGATAGCCCCCTCTGGGACAGCTTCCTTGGCCAGGTCTTCAACGCGGACCAGGAGCTGATCGACTACATCCAGAAGTGCGTCGGCTACTGGATGACCGGGTTGATGACGCACCAGGAATTCTACTGCCTTTGGGGTCCCCAGGGCAGAAATGGAAAGGGCGTTTTCTTCCGCACGCTGCGCATGGTCATGGGCAGCTACTTCCAGATGATCCCGAGCAAGTACCTTCTCGACGAGAAGAGTCTCCAGAACACGGACAAGCCGGACCAGCACCTGGTCACACTCGAGCACACCAGACTCGCCTGCGCTTCGGAGGCGCCCAAGAGAGCCAAGTTTTCTGAAGGCGCAATAAAGCAGCTCTCTGGCGGCGATCCCATCACCTGCCGCGGGATGTATTCGCTGGATGTGACCGAATACATTCCGAAGTTCAAGATCCTGTTCGCGACCAACCGCGTCCCGTCCGTGAACGGTGATGACAAAGCCTTCCAGGAACGTCTCCGAATCATCAAATTTCCGTGCACCTTCAAGCATGGAGTCGAACCGGATCCGGAAGCGAAGATCTATCCGATGGATCCGCTGCTCGAGCAGAAGCTCCACACCACGGAGAACCTCCAGGGGATCCTGGCCTGGGCAGTGCGCGGGGCGGTCGAGTTCCTTGCGTCCGGAACGCTCACCCCGCCGGAGTCCGTGTTTTCCGACACCAAGTCCTTCATGGAGGACAACGACTTCATAGGCGAGTTCATCCGGGACTGCCTCGTTGTCCATCCAGACGCACCGTCAACGAACACCCCGAAAGACCAGAAGACCCAGATGAAGCACATCTATGAGGTCTTCCGGACGTGGTCCATGGAAGAGAAGGCCGTGCCCGAAAAGAAGGTCTGGTCCATGCGGGCGCTGGGCAGCGACTTCGGGAACAGGACAGACATCCACCGGGCAAGTCCGGCGAACCTGGTTTTCTACAACATCACCATCAAGCCGGCGTGGCGGAAGCCGGACAACCCGCCGCTCTGA